From Acidobacteriota bacterium, one genomic window encodes:
- the pruA gene encoding L-glutamate gamma-semialdehyde dehydrogenase — protein MHNGIFDVPEPWNEPVKDYAPGSPERAELKERLSDWMSAPREIPCVIGGRRVRTGRLAEQRMPHRHRQAVAHVHQAGPRQVRAAVRAAREAWEEWSRTPWETRVAIFLKAADLLSGPYRAEVNAATMLGQSKTVHQAEIDAACELADFWRFNCAYLQQIYEDQPFSPPGQWNTVEYRPLEGFVLAITPFNFTSIGGNLPTAPALMGNTVLWKPASTAVASNYVVLQVLEEAGLPPGVINFLPGPGREIGPEALGRPELAGVHFTGSTETFLSIWETVGRNIRRYAGYPRLVGETGGKDFVFVHASADVDETATALVRGAFEYQGQKCSAASRAYVPRSLWPKLRRALGDQLSEVKVGDPTDFTNFMAAVIDRPSFDKITGYIRLASRSARLKILHGGGADRRRGYFIEPTVVLTEDPKHRLMREEIFGPVLTIFVYPDARLDEAIELCDSTSPYALTGAVFARDRRAIQAISQALRHAAGNFYINDKPTGAVVGQQPFGGGRASGTNDKAGSPLNLLRWASPRAVKETFAPPRHFAYPFMAPEEE, from the coding sequence ATGCACAACGGCATCTTCGACGTCCCCGAACCGTGGAACGAGCCGGTCAAGGACTACGCCCCGGGTTCCCCCGAGCGGGCCGAGCTCAAAGAGCGGCTGTCCGACTGGATGTCGGCTCCGCGCGAGATCCCCTGCGTGATCGGGGGGCGAAGGGTCCGGACGGGGCGTCTCGCCGAGCAGCGGATGCCGCACCGGCACCGCCAGGCGGTCGCCCACGTGCACCAAGCGGGACCGCGCCAGGTCCGCGCCGCGGTGCGGGCGGCGCGGGAAGCGTGGGAGGAGTGGTCCCGCACGCCGTGGGAAACGCGCGTCGCCATCTTCCTCAAGGCCGCCGACCTGCTGTCCGGCCCTTACAGAGCCGAGGTGAACGCGGCGACGATGCTCGGCCAGAGCAAGACGGTCCACCAGGCGGAGATCGACGCCGCCTGCGAGCTGGCCGATTTCTGGCGGTTCAACTGCGCGTACCTCCAGCAGATCTACGAGGACCAGCCCTTCTCGCCGCCGGGACAGTGGAACACCGTCGAGTACCGGCCGCTGGAGGGCTTCGTCCTGGCCATCACCCCGTTCAACTTCACGTCGATCGGGGGGAACCTGCCGACGGCGCCCGCCCTGATGGGCAACACCGTCCTGTGGAAGCCCGCCTCGACGGCGGTCGCCTCGAACTACGTCGTCCTCCAGGTGCTCGAGGAGGCGGGATTGCCGCCCGGCGTGATCAATTTCCTGCCCGGACCGGGGCGGGAGATCGGGCCGGAAGCCCTCGGCCGCCCCGAGCTCGCCGGGGTCCACTTCACCGGATCGACCGAGACCTTCCTCTCCATCTGGGAGACGGTCGGCCGGAACATCCGCCGCTACGCCGGCTACCCGCGACTCGTCGGCGAGACGGGCGGGAAGGACTTCGTCTTCGTTCACGCCTCGGCCGACGTGGACGAAACGGCCACCGCGCTGGTGCGGGGTGCCTTCGAGTACCAGGGCCAGAAGTGCTCGGCGGCGAGCCGCGCCTACGTCCCCCGCTCGCTGTGGCCCAAGCTCCGCCGGGCGCTTGGCGACCAGCTCTCGGAGGTGAAGGTCGGCGATCCGACCGACTTCACCAACTTCATGGCGGCGGTGATCGACCGTCCCTCCTTCGACAAGATCACCGGCTACATCCGCCTCGCCTCCCGCTCCGCGCGCCTGAAGATCCTCCATGGCGGGGGAGCCGACCGGCGGCGCGGCTACTTCATCGAGCCGACGGTCGTGCTGACCGAGGACCCCAAGCACCGGCTGATGCGCGAGGAGATCTTCGGTCCCGTGCTGACGATCTTCGTCTACCCCGACGCGCGGCTGGACGAGGCGATCGAGCTGTGCGACTCCACCAGTCCGTACGCCCTGACCGGCGCCGTCTTCGCCCGCGACCGGCGGGCGATCCAGGCCATCTCCCAGGCCCTCCGCCACGCGGCGGGCAACTTCTACATCAACGACAAACCGACCGGCGCCGTGGTCGGCCAGCAGCCGTTCGGAGGCGGCCGAGCCTCCGGGACCAACGACAAGGCCGGCTCGCCCCTGAACCTCCTCCGCTGGGCGAGCCCCCGGGCGGTGAAGGAGACGTTCGCGCCGCCCCGGCACTTCGCCTATCCGTTCATGGCGCCGGAGGAGGAGTGA